From Haloglomus litoreum, the proteins below share one genomic window:
- a CDS encoding PD-(D/E)XK nuclease family protein, which translates to MTLREARSIDSLYREIRDTDLALTADPPLALALDRRVDRPRIGRVCATPRGHVSNQFTPMDRRDLFEELVTETDLTWKQAHRGLDRCLQAWDRTADPEAILDYDEFDTPAIRTAVKRIRDADSSYRKLSDARLDEELDLAIVGESALTNLDRSLLPSDHKSVDRFTGATGTLPTFEIFPSATAIVDTLIEQLSAETADSVGVVLDESTVFSPLVEAGLAAADIPFQGGPGFVDDPDVRTFLRLLQAIFTGSDLRVADVEPLLAPLGVDVPRTLGEQRVDALGDGTLSELAVIEEAATTGTLQDAISAYESLAGLRLQTLRDECNRLEILEEAVTTALLDRLTYYLQSFDVPVDQDQTGVLLTDAASTAYIDRPVVFYLGLGTGWAKTPPDVPWIDTTEYVQQDLDRFEILLQNGRQRHYLVQDTRAGEDVTPCLYFRELFEQSFDRFSDLPHERFDGHGVDRDAPGQPFVAPAVSEEPEEITALSQSTLKRLANCPREEFFTRLVETPTADYMARGTVVHEAAELYVSHPEPIRDQFETVVDAMVEQVEAYTTNDRRPVERTQLAIALETVMEYLDANPPTEAEHEAYADRQQENGLANRLDLPCDSPLTERWFEAPEVGIRGFVDLLHGPTDLVDYKTGSQSTASKLREKAAIDPPHEDPNFQAALYLLQHREQEPEEPLSIHFVHALEQTNRMVRGEAPDIDDLVTTITYLPCTFSEFVARREVFDAVTDYADSNAKVKALEPLGYEAYREFFLTHDLPREGAAPDQRAAVTTAFIEYTQDRVKPSRDLQYVDDGCRDAIEEMDDVVGTYYLKPDLDAFADFVDEQLANLNEYRREGFPVRISEDGPNWDRVDMPDLILTND; encoded by the coding sequence GTGACACTCCGTGAAGCCAGGTCGATCGATTCTCTCTATCGAGAGATTCGTGATACCGACCTCGCCCTGACTGCGGATCCGCCGCTTGCGCTCGCTCTGGACCGGCGCGTTGATCGGCCCCGGATCGGCCGCGTCTGTGCCACTCCTCGCGGTCACGTATCGAATCAGTTCACGCCGATGGACCGGCGAGACCTGTTCGAGGAACTCGTCACCGAGACGGATCTGACCTGGAAGCAAGCCCACCGTGGCCTCGATCGCTGTCTTCAGGCGTGGGACCGGACCGCCGACCCTGAGGCGATTCTTGACTATGACGAGTTCGACACGCCAGCCATCCGCACTGCGGTGAAGCGGATCCGCGACGCCGACAGTAGCTACCGGAAGCTCTCGGATGCCCGCCTTGATGAAGAACTGGACCTAGCCATCGTCGGCGAATCGGCACTGACCAATCTCGACAGATCGCTGCTCCCATCCGACCACAAGTCGGTTGACCGATTTACCGGGGCGACGGGGACGCTCCCCACGTTCGAAATCTTTCCGTCGGCGACGGCGATCGTCGACACACTCATCGAGCAGCTTTCGGCCGAAACCGCCGACTCAGTTGGTGTTGTTCTCGACGAGTCGACCGTATTCAGTCCGCTCGTCGAAGCCGGGCTCGCGGCGGCTGATATCCCCTTCCAGGGTGGCCCCGGCTTCGTCGACGACCCGGACGTGCGGACCTTCCTGCGGCTCCTGCAAGCCATCTTCACCGGTAGCGACCTCCGTGTCGCGGATGTCGAACCCTTGCTCGCACCACTCGGCGTCGACGTCCCGCGCACGCTGGGGGAACAGCGTGTGGATGCACTGGGTGACGGTACGCTCTCCGAGCTGGCTGTAATCGAGGAGGCAGCCACGACGGGAACGCTGCAGGATGCCATCTCCGCCTACGAATCGCTCGCCGGTTTGCGACTCCAGACGCTCCGAGACGAGTGTAATCGGCTCGAAATTCTTGAGGAAGCCGTCACCACCGCGCTGCTCGATCGGCTCACGTACTACCTCCAGTCGTTCGATGTCCCGGTCGACCAGGACCAGACTGGTGTACTCCTAACGGATGCTGCCTCGACAGCCTACATCGACCGGCCGGTCGTCTTCTACCTCGGCCTCGGCACTGGTTGGGCGAAAACGCCGCCAGACGTCCCTTGGATCGATACTACAGAGTACGTCCAGCAGGACCTCGACCGGTTCGAGATCTTGCTCCAGAACGGTCGCCAACGCCACTACCTCGTGCAGGACACGCGCGCCGGTGAAGACGTGACACCGTGTCTCTACTTCCGGGAGCTATTCGAGCAGTCCTTCGACCGGTTCAGCGACCTACCGCATGAACGGTTCGACGGCCACGGCGTCGACCGGGATGCTCCTGGACAACCGTTCGTTGCGCCAGCGGTATCGGAGGAGCCGGAGGAAATTACCGCCCTGAGCCAGTCGACGCTGAAGCGCCTCGCCAACTGCCCTCGTGAGGAATTCTTCACACGACTGGTCGAGACCCCGACGGCGGACTACATGGCTCGCGGGACGGTCGTCCATGAGGCGGCTGAACTCTACGTCTCCCATCCGGAGCCGATCCGCGACCAATTCGAGACTGTCGTTGATGCGATGGTCGAGCAGGTTGAAGCCTACACCACCAACGACCGGCGACCGGTCGAGCGAACTCAACTAGCGATCGCCCTCGAGACGGTGATGGAGTATCTCGACGCGAACCCACCAACTGAGGCCGAGCACGAGGCATACGCTGACCGCCAGCAGGAAAACGGGCTCGCGAATCGGCTGGACCTACCCTGTGACTCACCGCTCACTGAGCGCTGGTTCGAAGCTCCCGAGGTTGGCATCCGTGGCTTCGTCGATCTGCTCCATGGGCCCACAGACCTCGTGGACTACAAGACTGGAAGTCAGTCGACAGCCTCGAAACTCCGGGAGAAGGCTGCAATTGATCCGCCACATGAGGATCCAAACTTTCAGGCAGCATTGTACCTCCTCCAGCATCGCGAGCAAGAACCCGAGGAGCCGCTCTCCATTCACTTCGTGCACGCTCTCGAGCAGACGAACCGCATGGTCAGAGGGGAAGCCCCGGACATCGATGATTTGGTCACGACGATTACGTACCTCCCGTGTACGTTCAGTGAATTCGTTGCGCGGCGCGAAGTGTTCGACGCGGTCACGGATTATGCCGACAGTAATGCCAAGGTCAAAGCGCTCGAGCCGCTCGGCTACGAGGCGTATCGGGAGTTCTTCCTCACCCACGACCTGCCACGGGAGGGCGCGGCTCCTGATCAACGAGCGGCTGTGACCACGGCGTTCATCGAATACACACAAGATCGCGTCAAGCCTTCGCGGGACCTCCAATACGTCGACGACGGCTGTCGAGACGCCATCGAGGAGATGGACGATGTCGTCGGAACCTACTACCTGAAGCCGGACCTCGACGCGTTCGCCGACTTCGTCGACGAGCAGCTGGCGAACCTGAACGAGTACCGCCGCGAGGGCTTCCCCGTCCGCATCAGCGAGGACGGTCCCAACTGGGACCGCGTAGACATGCCGGATCTCATTCTCACCAATGACTGA
- a CDS encoding McrB family protein produces the protein MVEFGDEALQANFKLFLEGRNIYKVDCGDRDGWQRWKRLNRVEYPEEPDETQGYVNTFKDIEVGDVVLAQHIGGEEGTKHTFGFGVVAHGDEFYDPESIPVDPDTGDPLALWVSWVTVADNGEHITADVPAEFPEEPVIAVSQEYFEDLLEGLGGESYPPDNDVLINRLIAAPSESPGFGLAEWLAESLDGDFEYFILKTGDDEYDDEPDSSYHFRENIPGCNQLNTAVPDVRFVYLEDGEFYAVGSLGEVETKDRDGVSHYFAEVTQYHEIDPIPRETVEEQLTIDFPIQYGIIKIEESDYEHILGSNTARDPRAATDELLEEESGQAHLYRQALAHLVAGKNLVFYGPPGTGKTRAARKLSNAICAGDYSLVTANAEWSNYQVVGGYAPSEDGFEPQQGFLTKAAADCQQTLQQPADAHPTWLLIDELNRANLDEAFGDVFTLLDIDYRTSRKLSYAPNADDVPVPLSFRILATMNTYDQAQLFSLGYAFRRRFAFVRVPSLMDNGGQAPTTSEPTHDPSPPDLTPGSETTIDVVRDVIPEYFLLGVDDGVGVSAADVAVVLENLATPTQLQQTMEALDEHEELRTGALDWLQTLAYFAQEVIKRDVVEIGQALLIDAAKYVVAYQLLFPEQLDRSVLDQAVVSYLVPQFEHFMPELRRAETIDQDSHAAEDFQEIIDLANQLGLPETASVLAAAKEDKRVLE, from the coding sequence ATGGTCGAATTCGGTGACGAAGCTCTCCAGGCGAATTTCAAGCTGTTCCTCGAGGGCCGGAACATCTACAAAGTGGATTGTGGTGACCGTGATGGGTGGCAGCGGTGGAAACGATTGAATCGGGTAGAATACCCCGAAGAGCCGGATGAGACGCAAGGATATGTGAATACATTCAAAGATATTGAGGTCGGCGATGTCGTTCTTGCCCAGCACATCGGCGGCGAAGAAGGCACCAAACACACCTTTGGTTTCGGGGTCGTCGCACACGGAGACGAATTCTATGACCCGGAGTCGATTCCCGTTGATCCGGATACTGGAGACCCACTCGCGTTGTGGGTTTCATGGGTCACAGTAGCGGATAATGGGGAACACATCACCGCCGATGTTCCGGCAGAGTTCCCCGAGGAGCCGGTGATTGCGGTTTCACAGGAATACTTCGAGGATTTGTTGGAGGGGTTGGGTGGAGAGTCGTACCCACCTGATAATGATGTCCTCATCAATCGTCTAATTGCCGCACCGAGCGAGAGTCCGGGATTTGGGCTTGCTGAATGGCTTGCCGAAAGTCTCGACGGAGACTTCGAGTATTTCATCCTCAAGACGGGTGACGACGAGTATGATGATGAGCCAGATAGTTCGTACCACTTCAGAGAGAACATCCCTGGCTGTAACCAACTGAATACAGCGGTCCCGGATGTCCGATTCGTTTACCTCGAGGACGGCGAGTTCTACGCTGTCGGCTCCCTCGGGGAGGTTGAAACCAAAGATCGGGATGGAGTGAGTCATTATTTCGCCGAGGTAACTCAGTACCACGAAATCGATCCGATTCCGCGTGAGACTGTCGAAGAGCAGCTTACCATCGATTTTCCGATTCAGTATGGGATCATCAAGATCGAAGAGTCCGACTACGAGCATATCCTCGGCAGCAACACTGCCCGTGACCCGCGAGCCGCGACCGACGAGCTCCTCGAAGAGGAATCCGGGCAAGCCCACCTCTATCGGCAGGCGCTGGCTCATCTCGTGGCTGGCAAAAATCTCGTCTTCTATGGCCCACCGGGAACCGGGAAAACGCGGGCAGCTCGGAAGCTTTCAAACGCGATTTGCGCGGGCGATTACTCGCTGGTGACGGCGAATGCAGAGTGGTCGAACTACCAGGTTGTCGGCGGGTATGCGCCTTCTGAAGACGGGTTCGAACCGCAGCAAGGATTCCTGACAAAGGCGGCCGCTGATTGTCAGCAGACGCTCCAGCAGCCAGCTGACGCCCATCCGACTTGGTTGCTGATCGACGAGCTCAATCGGGCGAATCTCGACGAGGCCTTCGGTGACGTCTTCACGCTGCTCGATATCGACTACAGAACCTCCCGCAAGCTCTCATACGCACCGAACGCGGACGACGTCCCAGTTCCTCTCTCGTTCCGGATTCTCGCCACGATGAACACGTATGACCAGGCGCAGCTGTTCTCGCTGGGCTATGCATTCAGGCGGCGCTTTGCCTTCGTCCGGGTCCCCTCGCTGATGGACAATGGGGGCCAAGCACCCACAACCAGCGAGCCGACTCACGACCCTTCTCCTCCTGATCTGACTCCCGGAAGTGAAACGACAATCGATGTCGTACGGGATGTGATTCCGGAATATTTCCTCCTTGGAGTTGACGACGGTGTGGGTGTTTCCGCTGCAGACGTTGCAGTGGTGCTGGAAAACCTGGCGACCCCCACACAGCTCCAGCAAACCATGGAGGCACTAGATGAGCACGAAGAACTCCGGACGGGGGCGCTCGACTGGCTCCAAACGCTCGCCTATTTCGCTCAAGAGGTGATCAAGCGTGACGTCGTCGAAATCGGACAAGCGCTCCTCATCGACGCCGCGAAATACGTTGTCGCCTATCAACTGCTCTTCCCGGAGCAGCTTGACCGTAGTGTGCTTGATCAGGCCGTGGTGTCGTATCTCGTCCCGCAATTCGAGCACTTCATGCCGGAGCTCCGCCGTGCAGAAACAATCGATCAGGATAGCCACGCAGCTGAGGACTTCCAGGAGATCATTGATCTCGCGAATCAGCTCGGGCTGCCAGAAACCGCGTCTGTCCTGGCTGCGGCGAAAGAAGACAAGCGCGTGCTCGAGTAG
- a CDS encoding HNH endonuclease yields MPSEPLRSIVPMFGGATSYVDTVDAVLTFVDVHQPTTDELVGWHRGNFTNVSSRESIIRRVEYLEDVGLLRLEGGEWMLGPEGKRYVDDRTMETLLEILLRRNVGLRSLLYALSAGGMTIEEVSDQQLSTHPELGWNPEKTDMAKQRANWLRSLGLAEQDGDVYRLTEEGRQFTDQAVDEWAGFESIPTAEDDLTAATYETTVRARSIDPEFRATVLARHDTTCPVSGVDHPSLLDVAHVLPWSEYPDHRADLGNVLPLNKTHHAAFDRELFTISSGYELRVNPEFTTESDLLQRTIISRDGEEIQFGDVGLEPAYLREHNQTLDWVAE; encoded by the coding sequence ATGCCCTCCGAGCCCCTTCGGAGTATTGTGCCGATGTTCGGCGGCGCGACGAGCTACGTCGACACGGTGGATGCCGTGCTCACGTTCGTCGACGTCCACCAACCGACAACGGACGAGCTGGTAGGGTGGCACCGGGGGAATTTCACCAACGTTTCGAGTCGTGAGTCGATTATCCGGCGTGTTGAGTATCTCGAGGACGTGGGATTGCTCCGTCTTGAGGGCGGCGAGTGGATGCTCGGGCCGGAAGGGAAGCGATACGTCGATGACAGGACGATGGAGACGCTCCTCGAGATACTGCTGCGGCGGAACGTCGGGTTACGCAGTCTTCTATATGCGCTCTCCGCTGGTGGGATGACGATTGAGGAAGTGAGCGATCAGCAACTCAGCACGCATCCCGAACTGGGCTGGAATCCTGAGAAGACTGATATGGCTAAACAGCGGGCGAACTGGCTCCGGAGTCTTGGCTTGGCGGAGCAGGATGGCGACGTCTATCGACTGACCGAAGAGGGACGACAGTTCACCGACCAAGCCGTTGACGAGTGGGCTGGTTTCGAATCCATACCCACGGCAGAAGACGACTTGACCGCAGCGACCTACGAGACGACAGTCCGTGCCCGCTCGATTGATCCGGAGTTTCGGGCGACAGTGCTTGCTCGGCACGATACCACATGCCCGGTGTCAGGGGTAGATCATCCTAGTCTGTTGGATGTGGCTCACGTGCTCCCATGGAGTGAGTACCCGGACCATCGGGCCGATCTCGGGAACGTGCTTCCGCTGAACAAAACCCATCATGCAGCCTTCGACCGCGAACTGTTCACGATCAGTTCTGGATACGAACTGCGGGTGAACCCTGAGTTTACTACGGAGAGTGACCTCCTGCAGCGGACGATCATCTCCCGGGATGGCGAGGAGATCCAGTTCGGTGACGTAGGCCTAGAGCCAGCGTATCTCCGGGAACACAATCAGACGCTGGACTGGGTCGCTGAATAG
- a CDS encoding UvrD-helicase domain-containing protein, whose product MTEPSPNDQQEQLITQTEGIYRVNAGAGTGKTFAVTRRYGEILETTDATPDDILLVTFTRNAAAEMKDRIVQQTDYDLRELQDAPISTFHAYCYQLLRRYGHTIPEALGIDDQIPDGLDLLEDEVQERQHFRTFMSRFADRHPEHEDLLRIFRDRRTLRSVIQQLAAKGVIPQREGWYRDTAAPLEGDRDAFLETVAETNAPNEGANGPKNSDARGAVGGWDVTEYAPDAPTKAELHDDPQVSEDLVFDAFDEDREALRAFLHDVYIEYLEFALSRNYLTQGLMLALAFVMLCEDPTVRTAVGHDYVMVDEFQDTNELQFKITLLLASANNICVVGDWKQSIYGFQYTSVENITEFESRLQQYADELNSDTERISYPVDEVEPIPLFQNYRSSASILDIAEQSLSIPATYSEDLDEDPLADEEQLEATNYVDNARIDAYRADDEYALILDRIQTIVDNEAYAVEVRDEPASTAEMSPEEQRAAEQERLGAPSYSDIAVFTRKRKFARELLDRAAEYDIPIAYEGGVELFDTPEAKLLLAWLRICESDDPRGWAVVLERAGHTFEQTETLLAEEAYPDAMVAFRDELLELETLGGLAQRVFDRYNIANAFADALLDHLTSVYEGTLLTRGEAITYITDNLENGSTVDIDTSPGQDAVTLQTIHGAKGLEYPIVLLGNLNYRAFPHYGQPPSSPVVYQEPLGLRQRKVFTDTGTHPHVFSNWRYDLLRSCLPSEYDEERRLLYVAMTRAQRHLLFTAGEEPSLFFTELPVEADELEPEPRTVDTSTETAADYEVTIPDASGLPRRHGVHDIMDDSVYQEVTEGRGKEFGDALHDFAEAYVLGEAGAPANEDQENVARLLDGLDGECSAEETVLLPLTTDPKVTLTGIIDLLHITPDRVEVIDYKTDLSRVAESEYQKQLSAYYHVLTTVYPDREVRLAVFYTADDELVTIDPIAEDEFTQLVKAALIEDT is encoded by the coding sequence ATGACTGAGCCATCACCGAACGACCAGCAGGAGCAGTTGATCACGCAGACCGAGGGCATCTATCGCGTCAACGCCGGCGCAGGAACTGGAAAGACGTTCGCCGTCACCCGCCGGTACGGCGAAATTCTTGAAACGACCGACGCCACGCCAGACGATATCCTGCTGGTGACGTTCACGCGGAACGCGGCGGCGGAGATGAAAGATCGGATCGTTCAGCAGACCGACTACGACCTCCGAGAGCTGCAGGACGCACCGATCAGCACGTTCCACGCCTACTGCTATCAACTGCTCCGCCGGTACGGACACACGATTCCCGAGGCACTGGGCATCGATGACCAGATCCCTGACGGGCTGGACTTGCTCGAAGACGAGGTCCAGGAACGCCAACACTTCCGGACGTTCATGTCTCGGTTTGCCGACCGGCACCCCGAACACGAGGATCTGCTCCGTATCTTCCGCGACCGGCGGACGCTCCGATCGGTGATCCAACAGCTCGCCGCAAAGGGTGTCATTCCACAACGCGAGGGCTGGTATCGCGACACTGCAGCGCCACTTGAGGGCGACCGAGACGCGTTCCTCGAGACCGTCGCTGAGACCAACGCCCCGAACGAGGGGGCGAATGGACCCAAAAACAGCGATGCCAGGGGTGCTGTGGGTGGCTGGGACGTCACGGAGTACGCACCAGACGCACCCACGAAGGCCGAACTCCATGACGATCCGCAGGTCAGCGAGGACCTCGTCTTCGACGCGTTCGATGAGGATCGCGAGGCGCTCCGGGCCTTCCTCCACGATGTCTATATTGAGTATCTCGAGTTCGCACTCTCTCGAAACTACCTGACTCAGGGGCTGATGCTGGCACTGGCTTTCGTCATGCTCTGCGAAGACCCTACCGTTCGGACGGCAGTCGGCCACGACTACGTCATGGTGGATGAGTTCCAGGACACTAACGAACTCCAGTTCAAAATCACGCTCCTGCTCGCATCGGCCAACAACATCTGTGTCGTTGGTGACTGGAAGCAGAGTATCTACGGGTTCCAGTACACCAGCGTCGAGAACATCACTGAGTTTGAGAGCCGGCTCCAGCAGTATGCAGACGAGCTCAACAGCGACACTGAACGGATCAGTTACCCGGTCGACGAGGTCGAGCCCATCCCGCTGTTCCAGAACTACCGTTCGTCAGCATCTATTCTTGATATTGCCGAGCAGAGTCTCTCGATCCCCGCGACGTACTCCGAGGATCTCGACGAAGATCCGCTGGCCGACGAAGAGCAACTTGAGGCAACAAACTACGTCGACAACGCCCGCATCGATGCCTACCGGGCTGACGACGAGTATGCCCTGATTCTCGACCGGATACAGACGATTGTCGATAACGAGGCATACGCTGTCGAGGTTCGAGATGAGCCAGCGTCGACGGCGGAGATGTCTCCCGAAGAACAGCGGGCGGCCGAGCAGGAACGCCTCGGAGCGCCCTCGTATAGCGATATCGCCGTGTTCACCCGAAAGCGAAAGTTCGCCCGAGAGCTTCTTGACCGGGCGGCCGAGTACGACATCCCTATCGCCTACGAAGGAGGCGTCGAACTATTTGACACGCCAGAGGCGAAGTTGCTCCTCGCCTGGCTCCGTATCTGTGAGTCCGACGATCCGCGAGGCTGGGCCGTGGTGCTCGAACGCGCCGGGCACACCTTCGAGCAGACTGAGACGTTGCTCGCCGAGGAGGCATACCCGGACGCGATGGTCGCGTTCCGTGATGAGTTACTCGAGCTGGAGACACTCGGTGGGCTAGCCCAGCGGGTGTTTGACCGGTACAACATCGCCAACGCGTTCGCCGATGCGCTGCTTGACCACCTAACGAGTGTCTACGAAGGGACGCTGCTGACCCGGGGCGAGGCGATCACCTACATCACGGACAACCTGGAGAACGGGAGTACGGTCGATATCGATACGAGTCCTGGACAGGACGCCGTTACGCTTCAGACAATTCACGGCGCCAAAGGACTCGAGTACCCGATCGTCCTGCTGGGGAATCTAAATTATCGAGCCTTCCCGCACTACGGCCAGCCACCGTCCTCGCCAGTCGTCTACCAGGAGCCGCTCGGCCTCCGCCAGCGGAAGGTCTTCACCGATACGGGGACACACCCGCACGTCTTCAGCAACTGGCGCTACGATCTGCTCAGGTCCTGTCTCCCCTCAGAGTACGACGAGGAGCGCCGGCTTCTGTACGTCGCCATGACGCGGGCCCAGCGACACCTGCTGTTCACCGCCGGTGAGGAGCCGAGCCTGTTCTTCACCGAGCTACCGGTGGAGGCAGACGAACTCGAGCCGGAACCGAGGACGGTAGATACTAGCACCGAGACGGCGGCCGACTACGAGGTCACGATTCCGGATGCGAGTGGGCTGCCGCGACGGCACGGTGTCCATGATATCATGGACGACAGCGTATACCAGGAGGTGACGGAGGGTCGCGGCAAGGAGTTCGGCGATGCCCTCCACGACTTCGCCGAGGCGTACGTCCTCGGCGAGGCCGGCGCGCCAGCGAACGAAGATCAGGAGAACGTGGCCCGGTTGCTTGATGGACTAGACGGAGAGTGTAGTGCCGAGGAGACGGTGTTGCTCCCGCTCACAACGGACCCGAAGGTGACGCTCACAGGCATCATCGATCTGCTGCACATCACACCAGATCGCGTCGAGGTGATCGATTACAAGACCGACCTAAGTCGGGTCGCAGAGTCGGAGTACCAGAAGCAGCTCAGTGCCTACTATCACGTCCTCACCACCGTCTATCCGGATCGTGAGGTCCGACTGGCGGTGTTCTACACCGCCGACGATGAACTGGTCACGATCGACCCGATTGCTGAGGACGAGTTTACACAGCTTGTCAAAGCGGCACTTATTGAGGACACGTAG